The Hymenobacter sp. 5317J-9 genome has a window encoding:
- the pnuC gene encoding nicotinamide riboside transporter PnuC codes for MAALLLFDVLAAVRAAIQSASPLEVAAVVTGAACVWLAARNSIWNFPVGIVNGILYLVVFWQSRLYSDAGLQLAFIALLVYGWVKWLRKAMGPELPITRTPRRLAAWLAVAGLLYAGVAGFLFAEHTDAALPYWDSTTTAISLVAQLLLSRRHIENWLLWIGVDVAYVGMYWHRDLYLTSGLYVVFLGLAAYGYWQWRRELARDTPALTA; via the coding sequence GTGGCTGCACTGCTTTTGTTTGATGTTTTGGCGGCGGTCCGGGCCGCCATTCAGTCGGCGTCGCCGCTGGAAGTGGCGGCGGTGGTTACCGGCGCAGCTTGCGTGTGGCTGGCGGCCCGCAATTCCATCTGGAATTTCCCCGTGGGCATCGTCAATGGCATCCTTTACTTGGTGGTATTCTGGCAAAGCCGGCTCTATTCCGACGCCGGCCTGCAGCTGGCTTTCATTGCTTTGCTCGTGTATGGCTGGGTGAAGTGGTTGCGCAAAGCCATGGGGCCGGAGTTACCCATCACGCGCACGCCCCGACGGTTGGCGGCGTGGCTGGCCGTCGCGGGCCTGCTCTACGCGGGTGTGGCGGGCTTTCTGTTTGCCGAGCACACCGACGCCGCGCTGCCGTATTGGGACAGCACTACCACGGCCATCAGCTTGGTGGCGCAGCTGCTGCTCTCGCGCCGTCACATCGAGAATTGGCTGCTCTGGATTGGCGTCGACGTAGCTTACGTGGGCATGTACTGGCACCGCGACCTCTACCTAACCAGCGGCCTTTACGTGGTGTTTCTGGGACTGGCCGCCTACGGCTACTGGCAGTGGCGGCGGGAGCTGGCCCGGGACACCCCGGCGCTTACGGCTTAA
- a CDS encoding APC family permease codes for MATAEHPTHAAKLNELEATAICGNDISSSCLYVSALAISYAGQYAWLALLVVGAVLFLFRKIYGEVVGALPLNGGAYNVLLNTTSKRNAALAACLTILSYMATAVLSANEAMHYLHTLWEGLPIIWATVGLLGLFLLLTILGMSESAIVAVVIFLVHLTSLTVLVGMTGWYLATHGLHNLTLNFQVPVKGGSILNALFFGFSAAMLGISGFESSANFVEEQARGVFQKTLRNMWVVVTVFNPLIAFLAIAVLPLVEVGQHTETLLSHLGTVTGGPWLGVAISVNAVAVLSGAVLTSFVGVSGLMKRMTLDRILPQVFLKENKRGSNYLILIVFFVLCVSVLFITQGQLGTLAGVYTISFLSVMALFALGNFLLKGKRPNLPRPVYAGILTVTLALLGVLVALFGNVRIHPEYLIVFLEYFLPAMAVVSIMLNRIAILNLALSAAERLASHLPRVARLARLKVRRQLKELAQQEFVFFTKGDNVSNLNKVMAYVVENEFTNRLRIVTLLKEGEKYPEELLNDIRVLDRAYEQIEVEFVTIHGTFGPALIEELSEQWNIPKNFMFIGSPGDRFPYQISELGGVRLII; via the coding sequence ATGGCCACCGCCGAGCATCCCACCCACGCCGCCAAGCTGAATGAGCTGGAAGCCACTGCCATTTGCGGCAACGACATTTCCTCGTCGTGCCTCTACGTGTCGGCGCTGGCCATTTCCTACGCGGGCCAGTACGCCTGGCTGGCCCTGCTGGTGGTGGGCGCGGTGCTGTTTCTGTTTCGCAAAATCTACGGCGAAGTGGTGGGCGCCCTGCCGCTGAACGGCGGCGCCTACAACGTGCTGCTGAACACCACCAGCAAGCGCAACGCCGCCCTGGCCGCCTGCCTCACCATCCTCTCGTACATGGCCACGGCGGTGCTTTCGGCCAACGAGGCCATGCACTACCTGCATACGCTGTGGGAGGGCCTGCCCATCATTTGGGCCACGGTGGGGCTGCTGGGGCTGTTTTTGCTGCTCACCATCCTGGGCATGTCGGAGTCGGCCATCGTGGCGGTGGTTATTTTTCTGGTGCACCTGACCTCGCTCACGGTGTTGGTGGGCATGACGGGCTGGTACCTGGCCACCCACGGCCTGCACAACCTGACCCTCAACTTCCAGGTGCCCGTGAAGGGCGGCAGCATCCTCAACGCGCTGTTTTTTGGGTTTAGCGCGGCCATGCTGGGCATTTCGGGCTTCGAGAGCTCGGCCAACTTTGTGGAAGAGCAGGCCCGCGGCGTGTTTCAGAAAACGCTGCGCAACATGTGGGTGGTGGTCACGGTGTTCAACCCGCTCATTGCCTTTCTGGCCATTGCGGTGCTACCGCTGGTGGAAGTGGGCCAGCACACCGAAACGCTGCTTTCGCACCTGGGCACCGTCACGGGCGGGCCGTGGTTGGGCGTGGCCATTTCGGTGAACGCCGTGGCCGTGCTCAGCGGGGCCGTGCTCACGTCGTTCGTGGGTGTGAGCGGGCTGATGAAGCGCATGACCCTGGACCGCATTCTGCCGCAGGTTTTTTTGAAGGAAAACAAGCGCGGCAGCAACTACCTCATTCTCATTGTTTTCTTCGTACTCTGCGTGTCGGTACTGTTCATCACGCAGGGGCAGCTGGGCACGCTGGCGGGCGTGTACACCATTTCGTTTTTGTCGGTGATGGCCCTGTTTGCCCTCGGCAACTTCCTGCTGAAGGGCAAGCGGCCCAACCTGCCGCGGCCCGTGTACGCGGGCATTCTCACGGTCACGCTGGCGTTGCTGGGCGTGCTGGTGGCCTTGTTCGGCAACGTCCGCATTCACCCCGAGTACCTCATTGTGTTCCTGGAGTATTTCCTGCCGGCCATGGCCGTGGTGTCCATCATGCTCAACCGCATTGCCATTCTCAACCTGGCGCTGTCGGCGGCCGAGCGGTTGGCCAGCCACCTGCCGCGGGTGGCGCGGCTGGCCCGCCTCAAGGTGCGGCGGCAGCTGAAGGAGCTGGCCCAGCAGGAGTTCGTGTTTTTCACGAAGGGCGACAACGTCTCGAACCTCAACAAGGTGATGGCCTACGTGGTGGAAAACGAATTTACCAACCGGTTGCGCATCGTGACCCTGCTCAAAGAAGGCGAGAAGTACCCCGAGGAGCTGCTGAACGACATCCGGGTGCTGGACCGCGCCTACGAGCAGATTGAAGTGGAATTCGTGACCATTCACGGCACGTTCGGCCCGGCCCTGATTGAGGAGCTTTCCGAGCAGTGGAACATCCCCAAAAACTTCATGTTCATCGGCTCGCCCGGCGACCGGTTTCCGTACCAGATTTCGGAGCTGGGCGGCGTGCGGCTGATTATCTGA
- a CDS encoding acyl-CoA dehydrogenase family protein, translated as MSSQADVLSPEAKAHTAQKGSTNANGFTDYFDLDGLLTEEHLLIRQSIRDFVKKEISPNIEKWAQDAHFPSEIVRKFGDVGAFGPTIPQEYGGGGLDYISYGLIMQEIERGDSGMRSTASVQGSLVMFPIYAYGSEEQRKKYLPKLASGEWLGCFGLTEPDHGSNPGGMTTNLKDMGDHYLLNGAKLWISNSPECQVAVVWAKNEQGRIKGVIVERGMEGFSTPEIHNKWSLRASCTGELVFEDVKIPKENILPNIDGLKGPLSCLDSARFGIAWGAIGAAIDCYESALKYSLQREQFGKPIASYQLQQKKLAEMITEITKAQLMAWRLGVLKNEGKATSAQISMAKRNSVEMALHIAREARQIHGGMGITGEYPIMRHMMNLESVITYEGTHDIHLLITGADITGIQAFK; from the coding sequence ATGTCCTCGCAAGCCGACGTACTCTCCCCCGAAGCCAAAGCCCATACCGCCCAGAAAGGCAGCACCAACGCCAACGGCTTCACCGATTATTTCGACCTCGACGGCCTGCTCACCGAAGAGCACCTGCTCATTCGCCAGAGCATCCGCGATTTCGTGAAGAAGGAGATTTCGCCCAACATCGAAAAGTGGGCGCAGGACGCGCACTTCCCTTCGGAAATCGTGCGCAAGTTTGGCGACGTGGGCGCCTTCGGCCCCACCATACCGCAGGAATACGGCGGCGGCGGGCTCGACTACATCAGCTACGGCCTCATCATGCAGGAAATTGAGCGCGGCGACTCGGGCATGCGCTCCACCGCCTCGGTGCAGGGCTCGCTGGTGATGTTTCCCATCTACGCCTACGGCTCGGAAGAGCAGCGCAAGAAGTACCTGCCCAAGCTCGCCAGCGGCGAGTGGCTGGGCTGCTTCGGCCTCACCGAGCCCGACCACGGCTCGAACCCCGGCGGCATGACCACCAACCTCAAGGACATGGGCGACCATTACCTGCTGAACGGCGCCAAGCTCTGGATTTCGAACTCGCCCGAGTGCCAGGTGGCCGTGGTGTGGGCCAAAAACGAACAGGGCCGCATCAAGGGCGTCATCGTGGAGCGCGGCATGGAAGGCTTCAGCACCCCCGAAATCCACAACAAGTGGAGCCTGCGCGCCTCCTGCACCGGCGAGCTAGTGTTTGAGGACGTGAAAATCCCCAAAGAGAATATCCTGCCCAACATTGACGGCCTCAAAGGCCCGCTGTCCTGCCTCGATTCGGCCCGCTTCGGCATTGCCTGGGGTGCCATCGGCGCGGCCATCGACTGCTACGAGTCGGCCCTGAAATACTCCCTGCAGCGCGAGCAGTTCGGCAAGCCCATCGCCAGCTACCAGCTCCAGCAGAAGAAGCTGGCCGAGATGATTACCGAAATCACCAAGGCCCAGCTCATGGCCTGGCGCCTGGGCGTGCTCAAAAACGAAGGCAAAGCCACCAGCGCCCAAATCTCCATGGCCAAGCGCAACTCCGTGGAAATGGCCTTGCACATTGCCCGCGAAGCCCGCCAGATTCACGGCGGCATGGGCATCACCGGCGAGTACCCCATCATGCGCCACATGATGAACCTGGAATCGGTGATTACATACGAGGGCACGCACGACATTCACCTGCTGATTACGGGCGCAGATATCACGGGCATTCAGGCGTTCAAATAG
- a CDS encoding rhodanese-like domain-containing protein translates to MESAPLEITATELHRRLQAGHDLQLIDVREPEEYDYCHLPGSQLVPLSEFTRRTAEIREEGPVVVICHHGVRSGQAAGYLRQRLGRTNVLNLRGGVAAWAEQVDPAFPTY, encoded by the coding sequence ATGGAAAGCGCCCCGCTGGAAATTACCGCTACCGAACTGCACCGCCGCCTGCAAGCCGGCCACGACCTGCAGCTCATCGACGTGCGCGAACCCGAAGAATACGACTACTGCCACCTGCCCGGCAGCCAACTCGTGCCCCTGAGCGAGTTCACACGCCGCACGGCCGAAATTCGGGAGGAAGGCCCGGTAGTCGTCATCTGCCATCACGGCGTGCGCTCGGGCCAGGCCGCGGGCTACCTGCGCCAGCGCCTGGGCCGCACCAACGTGCTGAACCTGCGCGGCGGCGTGGCCGCCTGGGCCGAGCAGGTGGACCCGGCGTTTCCGACTTACTGA
- a CDS encoding TonB-dependent receptor: MKTVLLAGAALVGLAAAPARAQQTPGLPDTSKVRRILTPEAVVTATRATDKTGTAYQNVSRQELQARNFGQDIPYLLDQTPSVVTTSDAGTGVGYTGIRIRGTDGTRINVTLNGVPVNEAESHGVFFVDLPDLASSTQSIQVQRGAGPSTNGAGAFGASLNVETLGLRPKAYAEVNNSAGSFGTWKSTIMAGTGLINGHFSVDARASRVQSDGYVDRASSRLKSLYLTGTYSDDKTLLRALVLTGYETTYQSWYGLADSLLRRNRRYNEAGTDAGQHLPAYKNQTDNYQQDYYQFLISRQLAPTLNLSVTPFWTRGGGYYEEYKANQEFEKYGISGPVYQPAAAGGFDTLRTTDVIRRRWLKTDMYGATFALQARPVSGLITEATLGGAVLGYRGQHFDELTWAQRGAFIPETGTRYNDEPNAHKQDINVYSRVNVDLTGQLAGFADLQYRFVRYELYAPDGRPDGAKSQQTTRFNFVNPKFGLTYQLRPTTQLYASFALAQREPTRTDYTDTPAERRPTAEMLYNYELGLRRATEKVQANLNLYYMYYHNQLVLSGRLDDVGNAIHTNVAESYRRGVEGQVTYRPVPTLSLTGTATASQNKINNYTDYLTDYDQGGEKATTFSQTNIAFSPSLTAAYTVEYEALPGLKLAALARYAGRQYLDNTSTEARSIAPYYVQDVRLRYLWQPQKWGFREVELAVLVNNVFATEYVNNGYTYGYVYGGQTQYFNYYYPQAKTNFLASLNVRF; this comes from the coding sequence TTGAAAACTGTACTGCTTGCCGGAGCCGCCCTTGTGGGCCTGGCTGCGGCCCCAGCGCGGGCCCAGCAAACCCCTGGGCTGCCCGATACCAGCAAGGTGCGCCGCATTCTCACGCCCGAAGCGGTGGTGACGGCCACCCGCGCCACCGACAAAACCGGCACCGCCTACCAGAACGTGAGCCGCCAGGAGCTGCAGGCCCGCAACTTTGGCCAGGACATTCCCTACCTGCTCGACCAGACCCCGAGCGTGGTCACGACCTCCGACGCCGGCACCGGCGTGGGCTACACCGGCATTCGCATTCGCGGCACCGACGGCACCCGCATCAACGTGACGCTGAACGGCGTGCCGGTGAACGAGGCCGAAAGCCACGGCGTGTTTTTCGTCGATTTGCCGGACTTGGCGTCGTCCACCCAAAGCATTCAGGTGCAGCGCGGGGCCGGGCCCAGCACCAACGGCGCGGGCGCCTTCGGAGCCAGCCTGAACGTGGAAACCCTCGGCCTGCGGCCCAAGGCCTACGCCGAAGTGAACAACTCGGCCGGCTCGTTTGGCACTTGGAAATCGACCATCATGGCCGGCACGGGGCTCATCAACGGCCACTTTTCGGTAGATGCCCGCGCCTCGCGGGTGCAGAGCGACGGCTACGTTGACCGCGCCTCGTCGCGGCTGAAGTCGTTGTACCTGACCGGCACGTACTCCGACGACAAGACCCTGCTGCGCGCCCTCGTGCTCACCGGCTACGAAACCACCTACCAAAGCTGGTACGGCTTGGCCGACTCGCTGCTGCGCCGCAACCGCCGCTACAACGAAGCCGGCACCGATGCCGGCCAGCACCTGCCGGCCTATAAAAACCAGACCGACAACTACCAGCAGGACTACTACCAGTTCCTGATTTCGCGCCAGCTCGCGCCGACGCTTAACCTGAGCGTGACGCCGTTCTGGACGCGCGGCGGTGGCTACTACGAGGAGTATAAAGCCAATCAGGAATTCGAGAAGTACGGCATCAGCGGGCCGGTGTACCAGCCGGCGGCCGCCGGCGGGTTCGACACGCTGCGCACCACCGACGTCATTCGGCGGCGCTGGCTGAAAACCGATATGTACGGGGCCACGTTCGCCCTGCAGGCCCGGCCCGTCAGCGGGCTCATCACCGAGGCCACGCTGGGCGGGGCCGTGTTGGGCTACCGGGGCCAGCATTTCGATGAGCTGACCTGGGCGCAGCGCGGCGCGTTCATTCCCGAAACCGGCACGCGCTACAACGACGAGCCCAACGCCCACAAGCAGGACATCAACGTGTATAGCCGCGTGAACGTGGACCTGACAGGCCAGCTGGCGGGCTTTGCCGACCTGCAATACCGCTTCGTGCGCTACGAACTATACGCGCCCGACGGCCGCCCCGACGGCGCCAAAAGCCAGCAAACGACCCGGTTCAACTTCGTCAACCCCAAGTTTGGCCTCACCTACCAGTTGCGGCCAACTACCCAACTCTACGCCTCTTTCGCGCTGGCCCAGCGCGAGCCCACCCGCACCGACTACACCGACACGCCCGCCGAGCGCCGGCCCACCGCCGAAATGCTCTACAACTACGAGCTGGGCTTGCGCCGCGCCACCGAGAAGGTGCAGGCCAACCTGAACCTGTACTACATGTACTACCACAATCAGTTGGTGCTGAGCGGCCGCCTCGACGACGTGGGCAATGCCATTCACACCAACGTGGCCGAGAGCTACCGCCGCGGCGTGGAAGGCCAGGTGACCTACCGCCCCGTGCCAACCCTGAGCCTGACGGGTACGGCCACCGCCAGCCAGAACAAAATCAACAACTACACCGACTACCTGACCGACTACGACCAGGGCGGCGAAAAAGCCACCACCTTCTCGCAAACCAACATTGCGTTTTCGCCCAGCCTCACGGCGGCCTACACCGTGGAGTACGAAGCCCTGCCCGGCCTGAAGCTGGCGGCGCTGGCTCGCTACGCTGGCCGCCAATACCTCGACAACACCAGCACCGAAGCCCGCAGCATTGCCCCCTACTACGTGCAGGACGTGCGCCTGCGCTACCTCTGGCAGCCGCAGAAATGGGGCTTCCGGGAAGTGGAGCTGGCCGTGCTGGTCAACAACGTGTTTGCCACCGAATACGTGAACAACGGCTATACCTACGGCTACGTGTACGGCGGGCAAACGCAGTACTTCAACTACTACTACCCGCAGGCCAAAACCAATTTCCTGGCCTCGCTGAACGTACGGTTCTAA
- a CDS encoding GNAT family N-acetyltransferase has protein sequence MPSAVSIRSITPADTYALRHQVLWPDKPLEYVKIADDHAGHHFGAFQQDELVAVISLFVTGNESRFRKFATRPDYQRQGVGSALLRRTFTEAQRLGARHIWCDARQDSAAFYARFGLRPEGDIFYKGPIPYVRMAGQLRELAGHETGNGPA, from the coding sequence ATGCCCAGCGCCGTCTCCATTCGCTCCATTACGCCCGCCGATACCTACGCCCTGCGGCACCAGGTGCTGTGGCCTGATAAGCCGCTGGAATACGTCAAAATAGCGGACGACCACGCCGGGCACCATTTCGGGGCCTTCCAGCAGGACGAGCTGGTGGCCGTTATCTCCTTGTTTGTGACCGGGAACGAGTCGCGCTTCCGCAAGTTTGCCACCCGGCCCGACTACCAGCGGCAGGGCGTGGGCAGCGCCCTGCTCCGTCGCACTTTCACCGAAGCGCAGCGCCTGGGGGCCCGGCACATCTGGTGCGATGCCCGGCAGGACAGCGCCGCGTTTTACGCACGCTTCGGCTTGCGGCCCGAAGGCGACATCTTTTACAAAGGCCCTATTCCTTACGTGCGCATGGCCGGCCAACTGCGGGAGCTGGCCGGCCATGAAACGGGCAATGGCCCGGCATAA
- a CDS encoding HIRAN domain-containing protein, translating into MMKIVTDSEPLVLLECLVAGTSHRPNLEKYEPTLQVGQALLLTREPDNHYDDWAVQVHTAPADSADNVWLGYLPEGRNETVARLLDAGKNLSARLNHKSWETDWLHLDIEVLLHE; encoded by the coding sequence ATGATGAAAATCGTGACCGACTCTGAACCCCTTGTGCTGCTCGAGTGCCTCGTGGCCGGCACCTCGCACCGCCCCAATCTGGAGAAATACGAGCCGACTCTGCAGGTAGGCCAGGCTCTGCTGCTCACCCGCGAGCCCGATAACCACTACGACGACTGGGCCGTGCAAGTGCACACCGCCCCCGCCGACTCGGCCGATAACGTGTGGCTGGGCTACCTGCCCGAAGGCCGCAACGAAACCGTGGCCCGCCTGCTCGACGCCGGCAAGAACCTCTCGGCCCGCCTCAACCACAAATCCTGGGAAACCGACTGGCTACACCTCGACATTGAAGTGCTGCTGCACGAATAG
- a CDS encoding AAA family ATPase: MLRISLTGPESTGKSTLAAQLAAHYGTSFAPEYAREYLAESGPHYTLADLEEIARGQVAAEAEAMRTARRVVFCDSDLLVIKIWSEHAFGTCPEWILRQIDEQQYDLVLLMGVDIPWQPDPLREHPHLRQQFYDLYQRELRDRMSNFAEISGPPDRRFAQARFLVDELLLAAERRISSPEVLLPTAAMPTYTLRTPRCQAVFAAHGAELTSFITTANELEYIWPGDPAVWARHAPVLFPLVGRLPNDAYHYEGRDYKLPQHGFARDQEFAVLRHSDTELVFQLQHDEATRNVFPFAFELTITYTLRDTQLTVRWDVRNPAETQPLLFSIGAHPAVRCPLLPGEAFDDYFFQFDHPVTLERHLLRGGLLTGQTAPVLNDEQELPLSYALFADDALVFKHYDFTSLTLRSRKSERFVRFQFDGFPYLGLWTKGPGAGFVCVEPWHGVASPDGAPGELRDKEGILTLEPGQVFTAAYTMEVG, translated from the coding sequence TTGCTGCGCATTTCTTTAACCGGCCCCGAATCAACGGGCAAATCGACGTTGGCTGCCCAGCTGGCGGCCCACTACGGCACGTCCTTCGCCCCCGAATACGCCCGCGAGTACCTTGCCGAAAGCGGCCCCCACTACACCCTGGCGGACCTGGAGGAAATAGCCCGCGGCCAGGTGGCCGCCGAAGCCGAGGCCATGCGCACGGCCCGCCGCGTGGTGTTTTGCGACAGCGACCTGCTGGTGATAAAAATCTGGTCCGAGCACGCCTTCGGCACTTGCCCGGAGTGGATATTGCGCCAAATTGATGAGCAGCAGTATGATTTGGTGCTGCTGATGGGCGTGGACATTCCCTGGCAGCCCGACCCGCTGCGCGAGCACCCCCACCTGCGCCAGCAGTTCTACGACCTATACCAGCGCGAATTGCGGGACCGCATGTCCAACTTCGCCGAAATTTCGGGGCCGCCCGACCGTCGGTTTGCTCAGGCGCGCTTTCTCGTGGACGAGCTCCTGCTGGCCGCCGAGCGCCGTATTTCATCGCCAGAAGTTTTGTTGCCCACTGCCGCCATGCCCACCTACACCCTGCGCACGCCGCGCTGCCAAGCCGTTTTTGCCGCCCACGGCGCCGAGCTCACCAGCTTCATCACCACCGCCAATGAGCTGGAATACATCTGGCCCGGCGACCCCGCCGTGTGGGCCCGGCACGCGCCCGTGCTGTTTCCGCTGGTGGGCCGCCTGCCCAACGACGCCTACCACTACGAAGGCCGCGACTACAAGCTGCCCCAGCACGGGTTTGCCCGCGACCAGGAATTTGCCGTGCTGCGCCACTCCGACACCGAGCTGGTGTTTCAGCTGCAGCACGACGAAGCCACCCGGAACGTCTTTCCGTTTGCCTTCGAGCTCACCATCACCTACACCTTGCGCGACACCCAACTCACCGTGCGCTGGGACGTGCGCAACCCCGCCGAAACCCAGCCGCTGCTCTTCAGCATTGGCGCGCACCCGGCAGTGCGCTGCCCCCTGCTGCCGGGCGAAGCCTTCGACGACTATTTCTTCCAGTTCGACCACCCCGTGACCCTGGAGCGCCACCTGCTGCGGGGCGGCCTGCTCACGGGCCAGACGGCGCCCGTGCTGAACGACGAGCAGGAGCTGCCGCTGAGCTACGCCCTGTTTGCCGACGACGCCCTCGTGTTCAAGCACTACGACTTCACCAGCCTCACGCTGCGCTCGCGCAAGTCGGAACGGTTCGTGCGCTTTCAGTTTGATGGTTTTCCCTACCTGGGCCTCTGGACCAAAGGGCCCGGCGCGGGCTTTGTGTGCGTGGAGCCCTGGCACGGCGTGGCCAGCCCCGACGGCGCCCCCGGCGAGCTGCGCGATAAGGAAGGCATCCTGACTCTGGAACCGGGCCAGGTGTTCACGGCTGCCTACACCATGGAGGTGGGCTAA
- the ruvB gene encoding Holliday junction branch migration DNA helicase RuvB, with the protein MREAFLTGGTDGFDATDKDIDKALRPLSFDDFTGQDKILENLKVFVAAAKQRGDALDHMLLHGPPGLGKTTLSHIIANELGSGIKMTSGPVLDKPSDLAGLLTNLEPHDVLFIDEIHRLNPVVEEYLYSAMEDYRIDIMLDSGPNARSVQISLSPFTLVGATTRSGMLTAPLRARFGISARLEYYDSKLLTTIVQRSAEILGTPIHEDAAFEIARRSRGTPRIANNLLRRTRDFAQIKGDGTITVEIAQFALNALDVDARGLDDMDKRILTTIIDKFKGGPVGISTIATACGEEGETIEEVYEPFLIQEGYIKRTSRGREATEAAYQHLGRLLPNHLRGNNGVSLFDEITS; encoded by the coding sequence ATGCGCGAAGCCTTTCTCACCGGCGGAACCGACGGATTCGATGCCACCGACAAGGACATCGACAAAGCCCTCCGCCCGCTTAGTTTCGACGACTTCACGGGCCAGGACAAGATTCTGGAGAACTTGAAAGTCTTCGTGGCCGCCGCCAAGCAGCGCGGCGACGCCCTCGACCACATGCTGCTGCACGGCCCTCCCGGCCTGGGCAAAACCACCCTCTCGCACATCATCGCCAACGAGCTGGGTTCGGGCATCAAGATGACCAGCGGCCCGGTGCTCGACAAGCCCAGCGACCTCGCCGGCCTGCTCACCAATCTGGAGCCGCACGACGTGCTGTTCATCGACGAAATCCACCGCCTCAACCCCGTGGTGGAAGAGTACCTCTACTCGGCGATGGAGGACTACCGCATCGACATCATGCTCGACTCGGGCCCCAACGCCCGCTCGGTGCAGATTTCGCTCTCGCCCTTCACCCTCGTGGGCGCCACCACGCGCTCGGGCATGCTCACGGCGCCGCTGCGGGCCCGTTTCGGCATTTCGGCCCGCCTCGAGTACTACGATTCCAAGCTGCTGACCACCATCGTGCAGCGTTCGGCCGAAATTCTGGGTACGCCCATTCACGAGGACGCGGCCTTTGAAATTGCCCGTCGCTCGCGCGGCACGCCCCGCATTGCCAACAACCTGCTGCGCCGCACCCGCGACTTCGCCCAAATCAAAGGCGACGGCACCATCACGGTCGAAATCGCGCAGTTTGCCCTCAATGCCCTCGACGTGGACGCCCGCGGCCTCGACGACATGGACAAGCGCATTCTCACCACCATCATCGACAAGTTCAAGGGTGGCCCGGTGGGCATCAGCACCATCGCCACGGCCTGCGGCGAGGAAGGCGAAACCATCGAAGAAGTGTACGAGCCGTTCCTGATTCAGGAGGGCTACATCAAGCGCACCTCGCGCGGCCGGGAAGCCACCGAAGCCGCGTATCAGCACCTCGGCCGCCTGTTGCCCAACCACCTGCGCGGCAACAACGGCGTGAGCTTATTTGACGAGATAACCTCGTAA
- a CDS encoding YdeI/OmpD-associated family protein — MHTFTAPLEIIGVNPFVQVPEAILADIFAQAGRSKGPIRVLGTVNGRPYQQTLVRYAGLWRLYINLLMLANSPRRIGEVLAIAIDYNPEAAPVLSCPAFEQALAETPAARAVFAGLSPSRQHEIVRYLLSLKTDESLERNLGLAIGFLLGKNRFVGRDRP, encoded by the coding sequence ATGCACACGTTTACCGCGCCGCTGGAAATAATTGGTGTCAATCCTTTTGTGCAGGTGCCCGAAGCAATACTGGCCGATATTTTTGCCCAGGCAGGGCGCAGCAAAGGCCCGATACGGGTGCTTGGCACCGTGAACGGCCGGCCCTACCAGCAAACGCTGGTGCGCTACGCCGGCCTCTGGCGCCTCTACATCAACCTGCTGATGCTGGCCAATTCGCCCCGCCGCATCGGGGAAGTGCTGGCCATTGCCATCGACTACAATCCGGAGGCCGCGCCGGTGCTGTCCTGCCCGGCCTTCGAGCAGGCGCTGGCCGAAACTCCCGCAGCCCGGGCGGTGTTTGCGGGCCTGTCGCCTTCGCGGCAACACGAAATAGTGCGCTACCTCCTCAGCCTGAAAACCGACGAGAGCCTGGAGCGCAATCTGGGCCTTGCCATTGGTTTTTTGCTGGGCAAAAACCGTTTCGTCGGCCGCGACCGGCCTTAA